The nucleotide sequence CCTGAGCCTGCGCACCGGCGCCACCACCCGCGACACCTGGGTCGACGTGGACGGCGGCATCGGCACCCTGTTCAGCTACGCGAGCAAGGGCGTGCGCGAGCTGCCGAACGACACCATCGCGTTCGACGGAGCGCTCGAACCTCTCGGCCGGCAGGGAACTTTCGTCGGTCAGCACGTGTACACCTCGCGACCGGGCGTCACCGTGCAGATCAACGCCTTCAACTTCCCGGTCTGGGGCATGCTGGAGAAGCTCGCGCCGGCCTTCCTGGCCGGGCTGCCCTCGATCGTGAAACCGGCCGGCCAGACGGCCTATCTCACCGAGCGGGCGGTGCGCGTCATCATCGACTCGGGCATCCTGCCACCGGGCGCGCTCCAGCTCGTCTCCGGCGGAGCGGGCAGCCTGCTCGACGAGCTGGGCGTGCACGACTCGGTCGCGTTCACCGGATCCGCCCACACCGCGGGCATTCTGCGCCGTCATCCGAACGTTCTCGACGGCGGCGTGCACCTGGGCGTCGAGGCGGACTCGCTGAACTGCTCGGTGCTCGGTCCCGACGTGCACCCCGAAGATCCGGAGTTCGACCTGTTCGTCAAGGGTGTGGTCACCGAGATGACGGTCAAGGCCGGGCAGAAGTGCACGGCCGTCCGACGGGTGATCGTGCCGGAGGCGTTGGCCGGCCGGGTCACCGAGGCCCTGGCCGCCCGCCTGGCCCGGATCCGGGTCGGCGACCCACGCGACCCGGACGTCCGGATGGGCGCCCTGGCCAGTCTCGCCCAGCGCGACGAGGTGCGAAAGGCCGTGGAGGCGCTGCGTTCCGGGGCGGACCTGGTGTTCGGTGACCCGGCCGGGTCACCGGCGGACGTGGACGCGCGGCGCGGCGCCTTCCTCTCCCCGATCCTGTTGCGCGCCCACCCGGGTGCCGGGCAGCCCCACGACGTGGAACCCTTCGGCCCGGTCAGCACCGTCATGTCCTACGAAACCCTGGACCAGGCCGTCACTCTCGCCGCCCGGGGCCGGGGCAGCCTGGTCGGCTCGGTGATCACCCACGACCCGGCCGTGGCCCGCCACCTGGTGCTCAGCCTGGCGCCCTGGCACGGCCGCATCCTGGTGCTGGACCGGGACGACGCCGGGGAGTCCACCGGGCACGGCTCCCCGCTGCCGACGCTGGTACACGGCGGACCGGGCCGGGCCGGCGGGGGCGAGGAACTCGGCGGAATCCGCGGCGTGCTCGGCCACATGCAGCGCACCGCCGTTCAGGCATCTCCCCACCTACTCACCGCTGTCACCGGCCGATGGACCACCGGCGCCCGGCGCGACGTGCCCCCGCAGCACCC is from Kineosporia corallincola and encodes:
- the paaZ gene encoding phenylacetic acid degradation bifunctional protein PaaZ; the encoded protein is MTTLLESYVAGRWFRSADDGEPLLDAATGDEVARISARGLDYAALVHHARTVGGPAVRALTFHQRAKLLKALALHLGEHKPELYDLSLRTGATTRDTWVDVDGGIGTLFSYASKGVRELPNDTIAFDGALEPLGRQGTFVGQHVYTSRPGVTVQINAFNFPVWGMLEKLAPAFLAGLPSIVKPAGQTAYLTERAVRVIIDSGILPPGALQLVSGGAGSLLDELGVHDSVAFTGSAHTAGILRRHPNVLDGGVHLGVEADSLNCSVLGPDVHPEDPEFDLFVKGVVTEMTVKAGQKCTAVRRVIVPEALAGRVTEALAARLARIRVGDPRDPDVRMGALASLAQRDEVRKAVEALRSGADLVFGDPAGSPADVDARRGAFLSPILLRAHPGAGQPHDVEPFGPVSTVMSYETLDQAVTLAARGRGSLVGSVITHDPAVARHLVLSLAPWHGRILVLDRDDAGESTGHGSPLPTLVHGGPGRAGGGEELGGIRGVLGHMQRTAVQASPHLLTAVTGRWTTGARRDVPPQHPFRLSLTELEIGHTVETASRTVTLDDIAHFADFTGDRFYAHTDEASATRNPLFGGIVAHGYLVVSLAAGLFVDPAPGPVLANFGVDGLRFLSPVRPGDSISVLLTVKQVTPRINADYGEVRWDALVRNQNGDAVATYDVLTLVAKSR